The Larimichthys crocea isolate SSNF chromosome I, L_crocea_2.0, whole genome shotgun sequence genomic interval GTTCTAGAACCTGTTGTCAGGTATGCGTCATAGTTGTAAGCGCTGCGTAAAGTTCCTGTGCCTTCAACATCTGCGTAATTTGGAGGGAGATAAGCGCTGGGGATGGCCACTGCTCCATCAAACAACAGTCTGGGCTTTCTTCTGCGACAAAACCTCACACCcaggatgatgataatgaaggtCAGGAAAAAGGTGGACACAGACACCAGCGCGATGATCAGATAAGAGGTCAGTTTGGAATTTTTCTCATCATAAGAAATATCCTTCAGTTCTGGCACCTCAGCCAAGTTATCAGAAATAAGTAAATACATGGAACacgtggcagagagagagggctgtccGTTATCTTTCACTGCCACAATAAGGTTCTGCTTCATGCTGTCAGATTCAGAAATGTCCCGCTGTGTCCTGATCTCTCCGCTGTGGAGACCAATAGTGAAAAGTCCCGGATCAGTGGATTTCACTATATGATAGGACAGCCAGGCGTTCTGTCCGGAGTCCGCGTCCACCGCTATCACTTTGGACACCAGAGAGCCTCCGTGTGCAGCTTTGGGGACCAGCTCGGTCATGAACGAGTTGCCCTCCGGGGCGGGGTACAGTATCTGAGGAGAGTTGTCATTCACATCCGATATGAAGACACTGACGGTCACGTTGCTGCTGAGCGGAGGAGAACCGTTGTCTCTGGCCATCACGTGGACTTTAAAACTCCTGAACTGTTCATAATCAAACGACCTCACAGCGTGGATCACCCCCGTGTCTCCGTTAACAGATAGATAGGAGGACACCGGGGCACCGTTCACCTCACCGGATAACAGAGAATAAATCACTGTACCGTTTTGTCTCCAGTCGGGGTCTCGAGCAGTAACGGAACATAAAGTGGAGCcaggtttgttattttcagtcacATATGCGCTGTACGACTGTTCCTCAAACACAGGTGGATTGTCGTTGATGTCTGCTACAGATAACTGAACAGTtttagaggaggacagaggtggaGAGCCCTCGTCAGTGGCACTGATTGTAATGTTGTAATCAGACACTAGTTCACGGTCCAGTTGTCCTGTGGTCACCAGAGAATAATAGTTTTTAATAGAAGGAACCAACTTAAAAGGGACGTTTTGCTGAATGGAGCAGCGGACCTGTCGATTATTCTCAGAGTCTCTATCCTGCACGTTAATGATGCCCACCTCTGTACCAGGTGACACGTTCTCGGGTATGGGGTTAGTCAGTGATTTCAGATATATCACTGGAGAATTATCATTTACATCAGTAACATCTATTAAAACTTTGGCGTAAGAGGTTAAACCTAAACCATCTTTAGCTTTCACCCTCATTTCAAAAGAACTACTTTCTTCAAAGTCAATCACACCAGTAACTCTAATTTCTCCAGTTTTAGGCTCAAtagagaaaacatttaaatagtcATCAGATATGTGGCCAAAATCATATGTCACATCTCCATTCACTCCTTCATCTGCGTCAGTAGCACTAACATGAAGCACTATTGTATCTGGAGGAGAGTTTTCAGGCAGACTGGCTTTATAAACGGCCTGGCTAAACACTGGGGCGTTATCATTAGCATCCAGTACAGTGACATGTATGACTACTGTACCTGATCTCTGAGGAGAGCCACCATCTAGAGCTGTAAGGAGCAAATttatctctttctgtttctcacgATCAAGTTTATTCTCCAGTACAAGTTCAACCTTGTTGCTGTCAACAGTGAGAATAAAGTTGTCATTCTTCTGAAGGTTGTACCTTTGAACAGCATTTTGACCTATGTCTGCATCATGGGCCTCCTCGATAGAGAAGCGGTTACCCTTTTCAGCTGACTCACTTATTTCCATTTCAAGCAAATTATCATTGAATTGTGGCGAATTATCGTTTATATCTTGAATATGAAGACTTAGTCGATGAAGCTCCAAAGGATTTTCTAACACCAGATCTACTTTCACAACACACGAGGGTTTCTTGCCGCAAAGGTTTTCTCTGTCAATTCTCTCCGATGTCACCAAATCTCCGGTACTCAGATTAATGTCACAGTAACGCTTCCGAGTTCCCTCAAAATCAAGACGGGCATTTCTTGAAGAAAATGTCATCAGATCAAGGCCGAGATCTTTGGCTATATTTCCAATAACAGAGTCGCGTTTCATCTCTTCGGGAATAGAATAACTCAGGTCTCCATTAACGAGGTGCAGCGTTATGATAATTAAGGCGAAGCAGAAGATCGGACGAAGCACTGAAAATCCTTTGTCTCCCATCTTCGGGACAAACAAAACACGTCCACGGCTTTTACAACTCGTTTTATAGACCAAACGATTTAATTCTGAAATGCAGTCAATAATCCAGGATTTTAGACAGAGAATCCACTGGAAAAATAGTCGTGGAACGAAGCAGTTCTTTAGAGAAATTACAACCGATTATGATGCAGTAACAGTGGGTGGAGATGTCTGCGCTACTGTTGTGCTGGCCTACAGCGGCACCATGAGTCGCTTTTCACTTTTTGCACCTGAATGCAGTCTTCCTCCGACAAAGCCTAAACTTACCTTATCTTACACCGTGTGtcacatacaaaacataaacGCTACAATATATTGCATAATGTTCAAACATAAATAAGATTAAAGGAgacaattttgttttttagattcgCATTAAGAAAGCATGGTACAACATGCAACTTTCAGCAGCATGGAAAAACTACAGAGGGTcctaaataaatacaaatctgaattattatttatatcactacacaatattaataatatgacATATATATGTCAGGGACGATGTACAACAAACAGTAATCTCATATAAAGAGACGAGATGTATTGTTTAAGTTCAAGTTTAATTGTCATGTATATAATCATTCAGGTATAATCATCATGGAATGTTTTTACGTAAcaatttgtttaataaaaaaagtgtgaaatagAATTGTaatgaaaaatagaaaacttAATAATGGTTTCTATGGAAGAAACAAGAATAAACAATTAAGTAGAATGGTTGATGAATTGTTAACAGTAATGGGAGAGGGTGGGTGTGATTCTTTAGCCTTAATCTTTTCCTCTGAGCAAAGTTGTACAAAGCTTTCCAGTGATCAAGGTGCagcattagctgttagctgttagctaatatttttaatttttatttaacacatttctgAATACAAAACTAAGCTCTCAGTTAAACTTGTTATTTATATTCAATACATCACAATGATGAGACTATTGTGATTTCCTACTCAAAACTTTCAAGGCATGTCTGTAAAGTGACCTGATTAATGTTCAGGTTATCTTGCTTGATTAGGCCAGTATGAAGTACAATAGTTAGAATCAGAAAACATCAGTTTATTCAGATGTACTTTGGATGCTTCAACAGTAAGTAAGTTTCTGATAGCAAGAGAGCAGATAGTGCACAGTAGTTAAAAGCTTTCTGATCTTGTTACTCGTGAACTATGGAGTAATTTATGGATGAAATCACATCAAAAAAGATGTCTAAAAATTGTGCTGCTAAACATTGTGGTTGATCTATAATAAATGCTACACACATGCTTATTGGTATAGCTCATTTGAAGCtctatttttgttattatgttgaatctagtggcatctagcggcgTAGTTGGGGATTGTGAGGCCCTGTGCTCTCCCTCCCATTCCAAGTGTGCCACAGCATACCTAGagcctgtgtttagtttgtccatgcTGGGTCCAGTATGAATATGGCAGACACAGTGGAATAGGATCTGTGACATCCGTAGATATAAACGGttctaaggcaacaaaaacataacaattattattttcaggtgatgatacactaataaaaacactaataaaaacattattatcattatgagCAGTAGTAGCACTAGTACCAGtagttaaaatgtcacaaattcACAAAATATAGTGAAAATGGGAAAATAAGTTTCTAGTTGTACTATTTGTTTCAGGACCATGGACAGTGACAATAGGATGATCACATGGCATGGGAGCACTTGTTCTACAAAAATAGACTCTGAAGGCTTTTTATTCTGAGTTACCATTTTGTCTCCAGTCACAAGCAGTCACTTATTGCAAATGGTATCAGATTATGATGAATAATTTACGATTATTAATCATAATTAACATAACCATCTTCAACATGCCAAGCCATGTTTGTGCTATAACAACAGGAATATGATGTGAGGCCAAAAAACGTAAAAGCCACACTGACAGTAGGCAGTAAGATAGCCAGAACAACCACACAAAACTGTCAGTAGAAGATTTTCCATACCACCGAAAGcagcacacatacaaatattatTGCCTTCTTGGTCTTTTCTAGTCATCAACATCAGTAAGTACAAttcacttctttctaactccacgTCCCAAGatacttttcatttttaaagctgcagtctaCAGCTGCAACCAGTGCTAAGTCAAGGGAATTCACTTTGAGAAAcaaaaggttaaataaaacatttttcacgtGACTAGTAGTAATCTGCGAGCCCTAAGGAACACTTTGATGCAATGAGCTCCACGAGACACATTATCACACATAAGACAGACAGTAGGCAACAATGAAATTCTGATCCTGTGCATTTCTCTAGTGTCTTTATACAATGAGCTTTAGATCTACTGAATCATCCAGATGTTATGGTGTTATTATGAACTGTTTCTCTGTACAAGTTGCTTGTAAATTTCTTCTACTTACTAAACATATTTTGCTATCTAAACTGCACACAGCAAACTTCTGGTTTCTGTTGTTGgtatttgttgttgtaataactAACAAATTTGCTATGAGACTACATGGTTCTAGAAACTATAGCCTAAAACTGGACATGAATCTACCTTTAAGATTGATCACCAGCTGCTTTGCCTTTCAGCTTTTTCTTATATATTCTAGCTTCAGTATAGCCAACTGGCCAGCAGCCTGACCATCTCctcatgaaaatgtgttttctcaggCCCCTGGTGAATCCCTCAGGTCATACAAAACTTGAAACCTGAGCTGAAATTCTGTGCGGCACACTCAGAAGTCAGTTATTTCTCCACATTGTTGCTTCAAATGTAAACAATATATCTATATctttaatctaaatatcagttCATGGGATAATTCAATTCTGTACTACAGTAATTCAATTTCTCaattctctccttttcttcctcttaatGTACCGCAACATATTTGACTCCAGCAAGATAAAAGTGATCATTAGGTTATGTTTCGCTCATACTAATAATTCAGTAacattacacattcacacagtcatTCATAAGATCGGAAATTAACTGAAAATtgtcaacatttacatttacatttagtcatttagctgacgcttaagcgacttacagagaagcAAAAAATCAAGGTACGGTGCAATAAGAAAGTGTTGAGACAATTCTTTAAAGGGGTAGATTTAGTGTGTCCATTTGTTGGTAGAGCTAATAGAGGAGGTGCTCTCTGAAGagcttcaggagttttttttaaaaaaggtagaGAGACGCCCCTGCTTTGGTAGAAACTGGTAGCGtattccaccaacggggaacaacagacgagaagagtCTGACCTGCCTTGAGCGAACAGGTGGCAGAGTCAGGCATAGTTAATTGGAGGAATCCAACGGccgtgaggtaacatatgcctgtataagggcattcgagtaggtaggtgcagtaccAGAGGCGAACGTTAAATGTTACCTTTCTTATCTTTCTTAGTTGTCGCATAAAAAagaatttaacttaatttactCACCAGTACAGTAGTGTTGAAATATGAGCAGGAAATGGTGGTTTTCATGTATGTCCAACGTTTTCTACAAGCAAAGGTTTTCCCTCAGGAAGCAGACAAacctaagaagagaaaaaaaatattaatattaaatgttgtGTCGTATACTGTACTTTCTACTGGAGTGCAGCTCATAAATTACCCCTTTCGAACAACCTAGAAAAATCACAGCATGCGCAATTGGTATTGCATTTCGAAACTAGATTTTCAAATGAACAAGTTTATTATACTTGGTCTATACACGCTATAATAAGTTGGGGAAAAGGTCAAATACAATACAAGACAACAATTTTTCATTGTGAGTCAAGATGCTGTCAGGATAACATATGATGAACATTCACGCACCTCTCCGTCTTTGATACACTTTCAAAGCCACTGACAAAAGCTGATCCTCtgcagatgaagaaaagaaatatgtagggaacaatgaatgaatgttaaTAGAGCAAAGTTCACATATGCATATACAACGAGTGCATCtgccacaaacaaacatttgacagTGCTACCTAGATTATATGAGCACTACTTGCTTTAAAACATGACGTCCTTATGGGGAGTTTTTGGCGGCACTGTGAGCTCTTATTAAATGACTGCTGGGTTGGACGAGGGTTCACCATGTCCTGCCTTTGTTTTATGTTGGTACAACTGCAACAACTTTGAACGCAAACGACGACATTTAAAGTCATGTTACTTACCAGGTAGCGTGGTTGAATCCTAGTAACTAGCCAGTCAGCTTTTGTAAAACGAGACTTACATGCTAGTACTATTAGAGTTAGTGACGCTGACGACTATTAAGCTAGTATTAACTATTGCATTAACTTTGGCCACTTTTGTTGCCGTGTTGGTTGTATAGGTGAAGACGTTAATGATTAATACATTTCCTTAATGTGTTGCTGCCACGTcttgtacttttacattttattttaaaccccAATGGAGACAGCGTGGAGCAGAAGAGCACAGAGGTAGAGTAACACGTGATTTATGAATGGGGGGGATTCTTTTGTTTGACGGACCGGAGCTTAACCTTAATTACTTCCGCgtcaatttgaatatttaaatatctatttaaatatgtaatgaATTAGTTTACCAAgtgtcacattcattcatttcaggaTTTAAATAGCCACATCCATATTTTTTACGTAAGATTtagatgaaacatttaaaataatatgattATAATTCTAAACTAGTGGCTGGGACCTTTGTTTATCTTAACTGCAGATGTCTTTATTTGAAGCAGGCTTATATCAGAGACATGATTTCTGATTCCTTCTATTAACTTTGTATATTTGCATATATTTTAGTATGAAGGGTCCTTTTCTGATCTGCTCTCATTTGCCTTGcccttgttattttttttatcaatgcaGATGTTAATAAAACTCCACACTTCCtgaattgattttaaattaaaagcctACTGGCGTTTCAGTGGACAAAATCTATTAATTTCCtaacaaggcttttattgtgaaacatttacaaGGGCTTGAAGTGGAAAATCCAGTTACCTGCACGGTTCCCACCCTTTCCGTCTTGAGGCACTTCTATGTCACTACAAAAGTTTGGCTGGAGCATGaatacacatacactcacagtGACTGAAATTGGGCAATAACACATTAGAATAACTCAAATAAAGGAACGCATATATACATTATGCTCAGATGGCATGCATATTATATGACAGAATTAATCAGTGacatatatgaatattttgGTCTCCCAGTATTATTAACGGAGGATAGACCCACTGTTGTCTGTTGGGAGCCTTTCATGgttttatatgaaataaacTATATTACTTTACTACTCTATATTAATATGGGAATTTTACAGATGTGTAGTTGTAGTTCAATCTGTTAAAACCATCACATGCTCATAcccgttttattttatttaccccACAGACAACTTTAGTCCACCACTGGCTGCAGGGATCCATTTTATGCTTATAATAATATTCTTTCTATAATAGTATTGTTTTTTCCATGTATGAATGTCAGATCTATCTGACATCTATATGTGGACGAGACTAATTTAGTCTATTTCTGATTCTATTCAATAAAGCACAGAAAAGGATTGTTTGTTAATTCATTCTCCTTTTAATAATCATTTCTTTGGGAAATTAGCTAGTAAACAGAACTGAACCGTCGTTCCAAGGTTATAAGGTTACACTTGATGGCAATTTGGAAAAATATAAGTAATTGACAGTCTAATGATGCTGTTTTATTACAATTTCATCTTCTCTACCACTCTCTTGTTTAAATGATTGATTATTAATTGAAGTTCAAATAGGAAATAATAAACTGTCTTCCAATAAAACCTTTTCTGGTTAGTTGTTCTGCCACTGTGGCCAAATGTGCTGTGATATTCTCACCAGAAGATGGCGCCTCTGGCTTAACACTACTGCAGATGCATCAATTCAAAGAgataaggaaaggaaaggaaaggaaaggaaaggaaaggctCTGTGCTGCCATCATGTAGTGTTTTCAGGCAGTACGGTTTTATAACGTGAACCTTAGCTTAACAGGTTCGGGGAAATCTCTGACAATAAAAACCCACTAACATCTACATCaattatttgttatatttaatgATGGGGCGTCTCAGGAAGTTGCATCATGGTAAATTAACAACATGAATTAATTCAGTTAAACTCTCAAACAGAGCACAGCCACTGGAACAGTAGCAATGACCTCTGTACTGTGACTccaatgtttgtgtttctactgAAGGCAGACATTATCACAGTGGACATAAGTTATTGCTTGGACATCCAGCGGTCATCATACTTAATGCAAAAGACTGCAGCTTGCtttgatagatagattagatagatttAGCTGAAAGCTATCGAAACGAAAACACTAGAAAGACTGATCAAGACCATAATTACTAAGTTCCAAAGTTAGACAGactgcactttattgatccctttggggtgactccctcaaggaaattgaattattaagttattagagttaactaaaactaaactaaaatctaaaatgaggtcatgaaaatatttaatactAAAGAAATACTCAAACTATATGGTTTACgaactaaaacaaaataaaaatgtctttgccAACAGTCGTTAGAGGCATTGGTGCATATGAAACTGAGATGTTTTTGTGACTCGTAGTTAGTTGTGGTAATATTGTATTCTGAActtcttaaatcttaaatctaaaGACAAAAAAcgaatatacaaaaataaaactattactgaaactaataaaaactacactaaaactaaacatgtttaaacaatACAGCTTATACTgtaatcatcaaatcatcaaataaaTTTACTTGATACTGTCTGCCGTATTCCATCAACtcctttttcactttctcacaCATACTCTCTACAGTGTAATGTGTTGTGCTGTTATTGCTAAAATGACTGTGCACATTAATCTCTGCATTTTCATTGTCATTGCATCCAAGTCACTCAGTTTCCCTTCCTCAGCAGGATGATGGTTTTGCTGAGTCACTGCAGCTGGCAACATCACCAGCCAGCATCCACAAaggaaaacacatgcacactttagGTTCACCTTAATATGTCTTATCATGTGTTTAAAGACTATTTGCACTTCGTTAAACCAGTTTAGATGTTTATATTTCACTATTTGACCTGTCTCTCTTGGTTAGTTCTATCTGTATTGAATAACTGATGGTACATTTATGCACTGTATCATATAGTAtaacatgttcatgttgtgtttaaaatgGTTTACatttatctacagtatgtgGACTAGACAGCTCATAAAGAAAGTGAGCACAGTGGCCCAATGCTCTCTGCATGCATGGCTCTGTTCACTCTGCCATAATCTGTATCCAT includes:
- the LOC104930405 gene encoding protocadherin gamma-A4 isoform X25 codes for the protein MGDKGFSVLRPIFCFALIIITLHLVNGDLSYSIPEEMKRDSVIGNIAKDLGLDLMTFSSRNARLDFEGTRKRYCDINLSTGDLVTSERIDRENLCGKKPSCVVKVDLVLENPLELHRLSLHIQDINDNSPQFNDNLLEMEISESAEKGNRFSIEEAHDADIGQNAVQRYNLQKNDNFILTVDSNKVELVLENKLDREKQKEINLLLTALDGGSPQRSGTVVIHVTVLDANDNAPVFSQAVYKASLPENSPPDTIVLHVSATDADEGVNGDVTYDFGHISDDYLNVFSIEPKTGEIRVTGVIDFEESSSFEMRVKAKDGLGLTSYAKVLIDVTDVNDNSPVIYLKSLTNPIPENVSPGTEVGIINVQDRDSENNRQVRCSIQQNVPFKLVPSIKNYYSLVTTGQLDRELVSDYNITISATDEGSPPLSSSKTVQLSVADINDNPPVFEEQSYSAYVTENNKPGSTLCSVTARDPDWRQNGTVIYSLLSGEVNGAPVSSYLSVNGDTGVIHAVRSFDYEQFRSFKVHVMARDNGSPPLSSNVTVSVFISDVNDNSPQILYPAPEGNSFMTELVPKAAHGGSLVSKVIAVDADSGQNAWLSYHIVKSTDPGLFTIGLHSGEIRTQRDISESDSMKQNLIVAVKDNGQPSLSATCSMYLLISDNLAEVPELKDISYDEKNSKLTSYLIIALVSVSTFFLTFIIIILGVRFCRRRKPRLLFDGAVAIPSAYLPPNYADVEGTGTLRSAYNYDAYLTTGSRTSDFKFVTSYNDNTLPADQTLKKSPTDFADPFEDLEPSVEQKPPNNDWRFTQGQRPGPSGPHMPYGTHIRWTPKSGTRATGGPEVAMGTGPWPQPPTEAEQLQALMAAANEVSEATATLGPGTMGLSTRYSPQFTLQHVPDYRQNVYIPGSTATLTSNPQQQQATAQQATQQALPPPQTSAQPEPPKAAQTPASKKKSTKKEKK
- the LOC104930405 gene encoding protocadherin gamma-A4 isoform X22, encoding MGDKGFSVLRPIFCFALIIITLHLVNGDLSYSIPEEMKRDSVIGNIAKDLGLDLMTFSSRNARLDFEGTRKRYCDINLSTGDLVTSERIDRENLCGKKPSCVVKVDLVLENPLELHRLSLHIQDINDNSPQFNDNLLEMEISESAEKGNRFSIEEAHDADIGQNAVQRYNLQKNDNFILTVDSNKVELVLENKLDREKQKEINLLLTALDGGSPQRSGTVVIHVTVLDANDNAPVFSQAVYKASLPENSPPDTIVLHVSATDADEGVNGDVTYDFGHISDDYLNVFSIEPKTGEIRVTGVIDFEESSSFEMRVKAKDGLGLTSYAKVLIDVTDVNDNSPVIYLKSLTNPIPENVSPGTEVGIINVQDRDSENNRQVRCSIQQNVPFKLVPSIKNYYSLVTTGQLDRELVSDYNITISATDEGSPPLSSSKTVQLSVADINDNPPVFEEQSYSAYVTENNKPGSTLCSVTARDPDWRQNGTVIYSLLSGEVNGAPVSSYLSVNGDTGVIHAVRSFDYEQFRSFKVHVMARDNGSPPLSSNVTVSVFISDVNDNSPQILYPAPEGNSFMTELVPKAAHGGSLVSKVIAVDADSGQNAWLSYHIVKSTDPGLFTIGLHSGEIRTQRDISESDSMKQNLIVAVKDNGQPSLSATCSMYLLISDNLAEVPELKDISYDEKNSKLTSYLIIALVSVSTFFLTFIIIILGVRFCRRRKPRLLFDGAVAIPSAYLPPNYADVEGTGTLRSAYNYDAYLTTGSRTSDFKFVTSYNDNTLPADQTLKKSPTDFADPFEDLEPSVEQQKPPNNDWRFTQGQRPGPSGPHMPYGTHIRWTPKSGTRATGGPEVAMGTGPWPQPPTEAEQLQALMAAANEVSEATATLGPGTMGLSTRYSPQFTLQHVPDYRQNVYIPGSTATLTSNPQQQQATAQQATQQALPPPQTSAQPEPPKAAQTPASKKKSTKKEKK
- the LOC104930405 gene encoding protocadherin gamma-A11 isoform X21, coding for MGDKGFSVLRPIFCFALIIITLHLVNGDLSYSIPEEMKRDSVIGNIAKDLGLDLMTFSSRNARLDFEGTRKRYCDINLSTGDLVTSERIDRENLCGKKPSCVVKVDLVLENPLELHRLSLHIQDINDNSPQFNDNLLEMEISESAEKGNRFSIEEAHDADIGQNAVQRYNLQKNDNFILTVDSNKVELVLENKLDREKQKEINLLLTALDGGSPQRSGTVVIHVTVLDANDNAPVFSQAVYKASLPENSPPDTIVLHVSATDADEGVNGDVTYDFGHISDDYLNVFSIEPKTGEIRVTGVIDFEESSSFEMRVKAKDGLGLTSYAKVLIDVTDVNDNSPVIYLKSLTNPIPENVSPGTEVGIINVQDRDSENNRQVRCSIQQNVPFKLVPSIKNYYSLVTTGQLDRELVSDYNITISATDEGSPPLSSSKTVQLSVADINDNPPVFEEQSYSAYVTENNKPGSTLCSVTARDPDWRQNGTVIYSLLSGEVNGAPVSSYLSVNGDTGVIHAVRSFDYEQFRSFKVHVMARDNGSPPLSSNVTVSVFISDVNDNSPQILYPAPEGNSFMTELVPKAAHGGSLVSKVIAVDADSGQNAWLSYHIVKSTDPGLFTIGLHSGEIRTQRDISESDSMKQNLIVAVKDNGQPSLSATCSMYLLISDNLAEVPELKDISYDEKNSKLTSYLIIALVSVSTFFLTFIIIILGVRFCRRRKPRLLFDGAVAIPSAYLPPNYADVEGTGTLRSAYNYDAYLTTGSRTSDFKFVTSYNDNTLPADQTLKKSPSDFAEVFGECDDSPEQQKPPNNDWRFTQGQRPGPSGPHMPYGTHIRWTPKSGTRATGGPEVAMGTGPWPQPPTEAEQLQALMAAANEVSEATATLGPGTMGLSTRYSPQFTLQHVPDYRQNVYIPGSTATLTSNPQQQQATAQQATQQALPPPQTSAQPEPPKAAQTPASKKKSTKKEKK
- the LOC104930405 gene encoding protocadherin gamma-A4 isoform X26, whose translation is MGDKGFSVLRPIFCFALIIITLHLVNGDLSYSIPEEMKRDSVIGNIAKDLGLDLMTFSSRNARLDFEGTRKRYCDINLSTGDLVTSERIDRENLCGKKPSCVVKVDLVLENPLELHRLSLHIQDINDNSPQFNDNLLEMEISESAEKGNRFSIEEAHDADIGQNAVQRYNLQKNDNFILTVDSNKVELVLENKLDREKQKEINLLLTALDGGSPQRSGTVVIHVTVLDANDNAPVFSQAVYKASLPENSPPDTIVLHVSATDADEGVNGDVTYDFGHISDDYLNVFSIEPKTGEIRVTGVIDFEESSSFEMRVKAKDGLGLTSYAKVLIDVTDVNDNSPVIYLKSLTNPIPENVSPGTEVGIINVQDRDSENNRQVRCSIQQNVPFKLVPSIKNYYSLVTTGQLDRELVSDYNITISATDEGSPPLSSSKTVQLSVADINDNPPVFEEQSYSAYVTENNKPGSTLCSVTARDPDWRQNGTVIYSLLSGEVNGAPVSSYLSVNGDTGVIHAVRSFDYEQFRSFKVHVMARDNGSPPLSSNVTVSVFISDVNDNSPQILYPAPEGNSFMTELVPKAAHGGSLVSKVIAVDADSGQNAWLSYHIVKSTDPGLFTIGLHSGEIRTQRDISESDSMKQNLIVAVKDNGQPSLSATCSMYLLISDNLAEVPELKDISYDEKNSKLTSYLIIALVSVSTFFLTFIIIILGVRFCRRRKPRLLFDGAVAIPSAYLPPNYADVEGTGTLRSAYNYDAYLTTGSRTSDFKFVTSYNDNTLPADQTLKKSPSDFAEVFGDCDASPEQKPPNNDWRFTQGQRPGPSGPHMPYGTHIRWTPKSGTRATGGPEVAMGTGPWPQPPTEAEQLQALMAAANEVSEATATLGPGTMGLSTRYSPQFTLQHVPDYRQNVYIPGSTATLTSNPQQQQATAQQATQQALPPPQTSAQPEPPKAAQTPASKKKSTKKEKK